The DNA sequence AGATGTAAAGAAAGAGTAAGTATGATGCTGGAAAACTTGGAAAAAGATCTGGGAGCTGGCAGTGAAGAAGATGTTGCAGACTCTGATTTCAATTTGTCTGATGATTAATGactgtttttcttttatttgatattggcttcattaggctcaatctgttttttgtatgagcatgacttgatactcactgCTCTATGATACTTTGATACACTCCTGTTATTTTGTTATggatattttgttttgttttatatcttttgtgcaggtgccccttgatgacaaaagggggagaaaaactagtctccaaaattgaaattggaactaATGAAACAGGGGAGGATACTAATGAAAACAGGGGATGAAACCTTCAATTGATGAAAGTTCATGATCACCCCTGTTAAGAATGCATGTTGATAGTGTATTTGTTTCATAATATGGTTACTGTTGCTGAAAAAGCATTCGGCATTTAGTAGTTTATGATGTTCTGATTATATAAATGTCTGGATGTTGATTTATCTTGATGAACATGCTTTTATTGAAACAGGAACATTCTTATTCATCTTGGTAAATATGTtggtttaaaaatttatttttggcagttcctttaaaacTGTGATACTTTGATCATGtgtgattcaaaaatattttcctcaTTTGAATGATATGGCTCTGATattttgaatggaaaataatttttgaacaaCTCTGCTTGTGCTTAGTTGATGTGTatattgagcagaaaatcaaactTGTGATAGCAAATGAGTTTTGTATATCATTCTAATCTGCTGataaatcaagcattcaacatttcaaaattaatatgttgaataacattgttacttgtaGCTTGATTTAAATGTCACAGGattagtgcttcccttggtaaaatagcatacatCAAGGAGGAGCCATGTGATaatttgaaagggggagaaattcaaccTTCAAAGGGAGTACTCGTACTCAAATCCTTTAATTTTTtcccatttcaatttttaataatgtttgtcatcaagggggagattgatgagtttggaaaactccaaattaatacttatgatgaacaaacattattaaaatatttaattgcaaaattattaattcaatcttaattaatcatatgttaattattaattttgtgatgcaggtttATAATTGGGCCGAAAAACAAAAGTTGCTGCAACCAAGCCCATATTTGTTTTAAAAGCTTCCTATGCTTGATCCAAACTTACCAGGAAAGCAAATGCTTTAAATGGGCCAGCAATTGTGATAACAAGCCCAATTAAAAGTCTTGGTATAAGACCAAAAATGCTTGGTCCGAAATTTAAAAGGAAATGGGGCACATATTGTCTTATTCATTTTAACTAAAACCCATTTCTTTAGTTATGTTACAAGCTTCCAACGGATACAAGCATTATACCATGTGATGGATTCCAAATTTCATTAAATTACCATTTATTGCAtgggaaacatgagagagaaatttGCAGCTGAATTGATTGATTGTCATAAGTGCTGCACGCTACCTTATGCAAGGGAAGTAAaagaaaacttttttttaatttgtttaaccaCTTAGAATTGCTTTTACTTCAGatattctcttctctctcatctctttcttcttctttcttcggtcATTAACCAGGAAGCCATGGAAGCTACTTGGAGTTATCGAAAGGAAAGGAAAGCAAGCCTAATGACCATCGAGTTGAtggcacaaaaaagaaaaagaaaagtatgttgtggctgagattatcaccaaatgtggtaagatttggtgaggtaatctcggattcttcatactcaaaaagaaggaagaagattcaGCCAACAAGGAAGATCTTTagaggcatggcttgtctctgattctgctcaaccaccacaggaagtagctagagtggcgaagtgatggaagaggcagagattagagcagatgaagccatcatcatcatgaaacatcaagggccagaaatccatcttggagaggaagccaaggatggagtgctcgaattgatgaagagtgatgaccaaggaaggactaagggtatttgcatgttggtttttgcatgagttacctcttctctctctgtggctGAACCGGTTGTAttttgaaggaaaagaagctgAGCTCGGGTTtgtgtttcaactgtgaaggcttcacttctctataaaaggggtgaacagtcatGGTTTGATTCAAAGAGTAaggtttgagagtgcaaggcacagagttctcagagctacctaagctagcagttcttcttctccttcaacattttctgtttaatatttttctgtttaattttgtcatgtcttgagtctcatggaaaaagggaaacagtgaggtttgtaagaaaaagccatagagcggaaaaaggcagagagtgcaaaattaaaagaaaaagtcatagatgtctttgagttcctttgtacatctgtgttgtgtttcatgattctgttggaatccccttgtaagttgggttagcactttacaatttgtaatatggatgattatagtgaaattccatcattgttgtgatggagactggatgtaggctgcactgcacttagcagttgaaccaggatatatctgggtgtaatcttctacCTTTCGTCCTACtcaattctgtttttactgttcagatgaaaaaataaaaaatgtctcgtgtcaagtgatgagacaaaatgaaaatgtctcatggctagggacgagctaaaacAGAAAAAGTTTCCTCTAAGTCCAGCCAGTATTAACAagcaaaaaagggggctaagattcaacccccccttctcttagccactgaaaccatcagtgGTTATTAAGGTGTTGATGTTCAAGAGGTAAATACATTATCTTTTTTATACAATGTTGCTAATTAATTAAGGTGGTTATTATTTTGACAATCTAAAAGTTTCTCTAATAATTTCTGTGATACTGAAATGGATGCTGAAATGGTTGCTCATACTGGAGGCTACCATTGCAAGAGTGCAAGGTGGGACGTGGTTGTTCCTTCAGGTGTTGGTTCTTGATAATGCAGTTGCCCGTACTCTCACTACATTTTTGTAGAAAAAGCATTTTAGTTTTCATACCATTTCATATTTTTGTAATAGTTTGTTAGCAGTTTTATTTTGATTTGCATTGGTTCAACATTTGTTGTAATCGTCTGAATCTATTGGAAAAGATTATCCCAGTAAAGATTGGTAGCATTTGATTTTACTCATCCATGGTACAAGAGCTtggatattatttttatataagctTTGCTAAAAGAGTAATTAAAGGTCTTCATTATAGTTATACATattcttattttttctaatatggTGAATTGCAATTTCTTGGATATTTTGAATTTCACTATGAATGAGAACTAAGCTGCTTCTATTTACTAAGAGaaacattttattttagactAATAAGAATTTACAAATggtagttaatttattttaaatcttaaaaagaCTCTTCTCTTTTCACAATTTTGTGAGCTTCTTCAATGGGGACTGTTGGTAGGCTTCCTCATGGGTTTTGGTAGATTTTTTTATGTTAGcagaaaatattaatatatatattcagCTCATCCTATCTAAAACTATGCAATTGAGATTGAAAAAAGTTGTCCAAAATAAACAATACTTTTATTAGAAAGTTAAAATAATATTGGTGTTTTTAATGTTATGATTTTACGATTTTATTGGTATTATCTTAACAACATTGAATTtttcaaaagagaaaataaaaatagaagattcATCGGATTTGAGGTTTAATTTAAAGTACGATGATTATATTGATTATTTTCTGTGAAAATTGTGAATcaaatatgtatttattttttgtttaattactctattggtccttatagtttcgcaatattttcaattaggttcttatacattttttccttttaattgagtctttgcatcaaattttatttttaattgggttcttatactttttttttcttttatttgggtccctccaccaattttttttttaattgggtccctatataattaaactaattacttaagagggacctaattgaaagaaaaaatttggtacagggacccaattaaaaagaaaaagggtatATGGACCgaattgaaaatttcgcaaaactataggggccaacaaagtaattaaacctttatttttttaaatacttaaTTGATCTTTGTCCTTATTTTTTAAATGCTGAATGATATATGTTTAAAttgttttaattactctattaatcTCTATAattttgcgaaattttcaattaggtccttatacgttttttacttttaattgggttcttgcaccaattttttttttaattgagtccctacaccttttttccttttatttgagttcctacaccaatttttttttttagttggttcCCTATATAATGAAGTCAATTAttactaagagggacttaattgaaaaaaaattgatgcatggacccaactaaaaatatatatatatagagacctaattgaaaattttgcgaaactataggaaccaacaaagtaattaaaccgtTTAAATTTGACATATAACAACTATATTTGTTTTGAGACCGCCTTaacaattaatataaataaattaattaagggATCAAAATCAATCTTCTTTTATTGTTTTAGTAtcaaaatttgaataattataataaattacaagaactaattttcaattttataagaaccaaaaaatttatttaatattttctgcattttggATAACTTAAATAAGTATGTTAAATcatatcatttaaaaatttttgaatttaaaatttaatcttaGCAAGTTTAAATTTCTGTAGGTCAATATGGGATTATAAAGGCAAGTAGGTTGGAAgtaaaatttagttataaaaataattatctcacTTTTGTAAATCTTAATAAAGAGTTTTTGTGAATTATTTTGATCAAGGATGAGAAGTATGTCTTAGAGGACAACACTCACATACAAATTCAAAATGTTCATGATAAAGAGTAagcacaaacataaataacttatttaataGCTTATATAAAGAGATTTAGCACTTTTTTATACTCTTACTTTTATTTGAGGATAATTAAACTTTACTTAATAACTCAATTCTTGGGAATTTAGAAATTTAtctacttgaaaaaaaaaattatatatatcaaaatGGTTAAATTCCTGattgtttcttagaaaaataattatgatACATATAAGTTTTAATTAAACGAAgataactttttatttgtttaacaTAAGCTATTGGTGCAAGTTTGTGGTGTGTTATTTGAGGTTAATTGAACTTAACTATAGTATCCAATTATTAGAATTTGAACATTTTCGTAAATAACATATAACTCTACATTAATTTAATGCATTTTTCTTTGAGAGAGTTTATCATTATATACttaattagaaatttaaatagataatagatttaattaaataaatacataacaCTAATTAAATAAGGtaccaaaaatatattattatatgttttATACAATTTACCTATATTGAATGAACAGTTACAAGTAGGATTTTAGAACCAAATGTACATtgcaaattattatatttaaaatataaaataattatgaaacTATATTTCgtcaattttataaatattttaaattgaattatttttttgtaagaaAGTTTAAGTTTGTCTAtaattatatacaaaaatttgaaattttgttagATTATATACAAAAATAATGATCTTTTGCTTAAAGTTGTGAACCCTAACAAATTGAATAATTAGTTTGTAAGTCAAAATAAGgtgaatttaaataataataatttttaaaatatattattcttttaGTAAGAAGTTATTAGTTTAGcatgtattatttatttaaaattagaagtgatataaaataaatttgttttgGTGAAgtaataatgttttttttttttttaccaaagataggagactcgaacccgcaatatggggagactatgccatttgagttataactcattggcaaaatttagaaagataggagactcgaacccgcaacctcttaattgagtacggGGAGTCTATGTCATttaagctattactcattggcaatgAAGTAATAatgttaatataaatatataatatgtttTTCATATATAAGTAAAATTTGCTAATATAAactcgaaaaaaaatttatttagactATCAAATATAGAGGATGGAACATGTTTTTTCCTATACAATAGGTCGaatattcttttaatctttttaaatgaCTGTGTCAATTTCTATTATCTTCCtatcttttatatttcttttgttattgtGTTTCCTTTATTGTTTACACTATTTTTAGAACCTTACATTTTTAATTAGAAGGAAGTAAATAGTAGATAGTACAATACAACTAAAACATTCAATGACTCTTTTTTTTGtgtgttctctttaatttcacatCTTATTTATATTATGTCTTATTATTCTGTGTTAAAATCGGTcaaaagaccattatatatattatatacaataTTAGTATTCAATCCAATATTTTAAGCAAAGCAGTTACACTATCCAAACACTACTATTACTCGCGTGTATGCGCGGGGGCTTCTGCTAGTAACAGTAATGTTAATAACAGTAATGTTAATTATTGTAGTAATTAAgagatactaaataaaataaattttaactatttctgactaattgttttttttttttttgttaccaaagaTTTGTATAAATGCATCTTTTACACAAACTGAAGAAAAAGTGGCTACTTTACTAGTACCAAAGCAATATTACAAAAGCAAAAGCTAAAAATGAAGAAAGGAACTAAAACAGAGAATAGGTAACTACTCTGCCCAGTTTGAATTTTACATTTCCATGTCTCTTAATTTATGAGGAAGACATataacagccaaattgatggaaCCAACTAACACGCTTTTGTGCAGTTGAACTTGCTCAGTAACTCCCCTCTTTCtcgcatgtttttttttttcaaatacttactaattaaaattaattcctGACCTCACTACtataataagaaaaaaggagaaaaagaaaaaaacactaAGAAGCTTTGGCAGCTGGGTTAGACATTTGGATGATGCAAACTGCAATACCACATAACTGGAAAAGATTGTAATTCTCCGTTGTCAATGGAGAACCCTCACCCTTTTTCCCAAACCCTTGCTGGCATGTTGATGCAGATTCCATAACAGAACTCATCCAATTAATTGGCACTTCATAGTTCCCTGACAAGAATGCCCCTATTGAATTCACTATTGTCCACGCCGCATCACTGTACAGCTCCATGCAATCTTTCAAGTTATCAATAATGCTGCTTACATTTTCATCATCCAATAATTTGTCTATGGTTTCAATTGAGCTTGTTACGTTCTCTAGTGCTAGCTCCATTGCGATCAGCGCGAGACCTTGGAGGTTCGCCGAGTGGCTCACAGGGATTACAGGGAGGGACGTTGAGCATAGAGGGTAGCTCAGGATCTTTGATTGGTTTGCGCATTTCTGGCATGTTTGATCAACCAAGTCCTTTGGAGACATCAATGTTATTGAGCATGTTACTAGTGGGGTAATTGTGATGATGAGAAGCAGCAAGAATAATGATGGAGGTTTCAgcatttcttttctttatttggtTATAATATTAAACTGATAATAAATTAAAGGCAAGTGTTGCGAACTAATGTTGGGGTGAGATATATATAATGTAAGGAACATATATTAAATGGTTCATGAAGGAAACTTCATCGATATGTTGCTTAATTAATTATGTGTTGCGTTGTGTATGTGTCCCTAACAAGACAGTATAGTGTAGCTTCTACATTTTGTTGCACAAATTGGCATTTGAAACAAGAAATTTTGAATTGGGTATACACAAGATAGGACTTTATTGGCGTCTTGTCATCTTGTGGGGAAAGATTTTAAATTACGGAAGCTTCCTGTGCCATGCacggattaaaaataaaaaataagaaaacaagAAGATGGGAAAAACCAAAATTTCGCTTAAGGCGAGCTACGTTATAGGAAGTAGTTATGGTAAAGTACGTACTGTTTTACAATCAATGAACTTGCaacttttcttttcccttttttatttcttttctaaggATTTGGCTTTTGATGTGGGCTTTTAAATTGATAACACAGCCCAACTTTACCAAAAACAATTTGACCAACAAAACTAAACTGAAACATGTTGATAAAATATTCTTAaggtagatttttttttttcttttagtcatAACCAAaaacagaatttttttttaatccgaAGTAAAAATGCTTCtagttttttaatttgtttaattttattaacatttcgaatatttttttattatacttgTTGTTAATATAGACATTTATGTGATAATTCTACGTTAAAGATAAGTTTGAAACTAAACATTAGCGTTGAGGATAAAAATACATATAACCCAAAATgacatcttttattttttaataaaaaacaagATTATCTAACCTCTTGAAACAAAGTAAACAAAATTTTGGGTAAAAAAGGAAAGTTTTTTCCAAAAATGAATAATTAGCTAGGATTATCGGATGTGTCATTTATTTTTAGTTAGGAATCCCATAATATttctataaattattaaaaatatagttgatatttacttttttaattatgatttgaaaattttataatgaAACGAAGTATAAAGAAGAAGTTAGTTTAGGGT is a window from the Arachis hypogaea cultivar Tifrunner chromosome 1, arahy.Tifrunner.gnm2.J5K5, whole genome shotgun sequence genome containing:
- the LOC112801353 gene encoding putative invertase inhibitor; its protein translation is MLKPPSLFLLLLIITITPLVTCSITLMSPKDLVDQTCQKCANQSKILSYPLCSTSLPVIPVSHSANLQGLALIAMELALENVTSSIETIDKLLDDENVSSIIDNLKDCMELYSDAAWTIVNSIGAFLSGNYEVPINWMSSVMESASTCQQGFGKKGEGSPLTTENYNLFQLCGIAVCIIQMSNPAAKAS